In Croceicoccus sp. Ery15, a genomic segment contains:
- the ruvB gene encoding Holliday junction branch migration DNA helicase RuvB, with protein sequence MTDPVPLHSPERQPDDPDAALRPKTLEEFVGQQAARENLRVFIEAAKSRGEAMDHVLFFGPPGLGKTTLAQIVARELGVGFRATSGPVIAKSGDLAALLTNLEEGDVLFIDEIHRLNPVVEEVLYPAMEDRALDLIIGEGPAARSVRIDLPPFTLVGATTRQGLLTTPLRDRFGIPVRLNFYTVEELESVVSRGARLLNIGIDPGGAREIARRSRGTPRVSGRLLRRVRDFADVAGAPTITDRLADDALTRLEVDSLGLDAQDRRYLHMIADIYKGGPVGVETLAAGLSEPRDTIEEVIEPYLIQLGLVARTARGRCLNDRGWQHLGLVPPQQGTAPGGLFDD encoded by the coding sequence ATGACCGACCCCGTCCCCCTCCATTCGCCCGAGCGGCAGCCTGACGATCCGGATGCGGCGCTGCGTCCCAAGACGCTTGAGGAATTCGTCGGCCAGCAAGCCGCACGCGAAAACCTGCGCGTTTTTATCGAAGCGGCAAAGTCGCGCGGCGAGGCGATGGACCATGTGCTGTTCTTCGGCCCTCCCGGCCTTGGCAAGACGACTTTGGCGCAGATCGTCGCGCGCGAACTGGGCGTGGGGTTTCGCGCCACCAGCGGGCCCGTGATCGCCAAATCGGGCGATCTGGCCGCGCTGCTGACCAATCTGGAAGAAGGCGACGTTCTTTTCATCGACGAGATTCACCGCCTGAACCCCGTGGTCGAGGAAGTGCTCTATCCCGCGATGGAGGATCGCGCGCTCGACCTGATTATCGGTGAGGGTCCGGCGGCGCGCAGCGTGCGGATCGACCTGCCGCCCTTCACGCTGGTCGGCGCGACCACACGGCAGGGTCTGCTGACGACGCCGCTGCGCGACCGTTTCGGCATTCCGGTGCGGCTGAATTTCTACACCGTAGAGGAACTGGAGAGCGTCGTGTCGCGCGGGGCGCGGCTGCTCAATATCGGGATCGATCCCGGCGGCGCGCGCGAGATTGCGCGGCGTTCGCGCGGCACACCCCGCGTATCGGGCCGCCTGCTGCGCCGCGTGCGCGATTTCGCCGATGTCGCGGGCGCGCCGACCATTACCGACCGGCTGGCCGATGATGCGCTAACAAGGCTGGAGGTCGATTCGCTCGGCCTCGACGCGCAGGACCGGCGCTATCTCCACATGATCGCCGATATCTACAAGGGCGGACCGGTGGGCGTCGAGACGCTGGCCGCGGGCCTGTCCGAACCGCGCGACACGATCGAGGAAGTGATCGAGCCCTATCTGATCCAGCTTGGCCTTGTCGCCCGAACGGCGCGGGGACGCTGCCTGAACGATCGCGGCTGGCAGCATCTGGGGCTGGTCCCGCCGCAACAGGGCACTGCGCCGGGCGGCTTGTTCGACGATTGA
- a CDS encoding DksA/TraR family C4-type zinc finger protein yields MAGGWSRDGAVQDQIDDTVKDAVAGARARMPAGEGLEYCEECGERIPDKRRAALPGVRTCVPCQTQTDRTIRHSAINRRGSKDSQLR; encoded by the coding sequence ATGGCAGGCGGATGGTCGCGCGATGGCGCGGTGCAGGACCAGATCGACGATACGGTAAAGGATGCGGTCGCGGGGGCGCGGGCGCGCATGCCGGCGGGCGAAGGGCTGGAATATTGCGAGGAATGCGGCGAGCGTATTCCCGACAAGCGGCGCGCGGCATTGCCTGGTGTGCGCACCTGCGTACCCTGCCAGACGCAGACAGACCGCACTATCCGCCACAGCGCGATCAACCGGCGCGGCAGCAAGGACAGCCAACTGCGCTGA
- the ruvA gene encoding Holliday junction branch migration protein RuvA translates to MIAKLAGRLDETGTDWAVIDVGGVGYLVHCSARTLSALGEKGEICTVYTDLQVSENDMRLIGFAKGAERDWFRLLHGVQGVGSKVALAILSALSTEELQQACAGGDAAMVARANGVGPKLAGRIVNELKEKAGGMPVVAGAGGMVAAPVGGNSADAVSALENLGFKPAIAAKAVAEAQGELGPDASESALIRAALKKAAS, encoded by the coding sequence ATGATCGCCAAACTTGCAGGCAGGCTGGACGAAACCGGCACGGATTGGGCCGTCATCGACGTGGGCGGGGTGGGCTATCTGGTCCATTGTTCGGCACGCACCCTATCGGCGCTGGGCGAAAAGGGCGAAATCTGCACGGTCTATACCGACCTGCAGGTAAGCGAGAACGACATGCGCCTGATCGGCTTTGCCAAGGGGGCAGAGCGGGACTGGTTCCGCCTGCTGCATGGCGTGCAGGGCGTGGGGTCGAAAGTGGCGCTGGCGATTTTGTCGGCGCTTTCGACCGAGGAGTTGCAGCAGGCCTGCGCGGGCGGAGACGCCGCGATGGTCGCGCGGGCGAACGGCGTGGGGCCGAAACTGGCAGGCCGCATCGTGAACGAGTTGAAGGAAAAGGCAGGCGGCATGCCGGTCGTGGCCGGGGCGGGCGGCATGGTCGCCGCACCTGTCGGCGGGAACAGCGCCGATGCGGTGTCGGCACTGGAAAATCTGGGATTCAAGCCCGCCATCGCTGCCAAGGCCGTGGCCGAAGCGCAGGGCGAACTGGGGCCGGATGCCAGCGAAAGCGCACTGATCCGCGCGGCATTGAAAAAGGCGGCGAGCTAG
- a CDS encoding UrcA family protein, with amino-acid sequence MRIAAFALALGASAALTAPAMAQETDTRTVRVKVTDEDFASSDSIANLQRQIRRAARKVCVRADNSAAPSSEEQACVAKAIEGAQGELAAVKARYGIALGG; translated from the coding sequence ATGCGAATTGCAGCATTTGCCCTTGCGCTTGGCGCATCGGCCGCTCTGACTGCCCCCGCCATGGCGCAGGAAACCGATACGCGCACCGTGCGCGTCAAAGTTACTGACGAGGATTTCGCGAGCAGCGACAGCATCGCGAATTTACAGCGCCAGATCCGCCGCGCCGCCCGCAAGGTCTGTGTGCGGGCCGACAATTCCGCCGCTCCGTCAAGCGAGGAACAGGCCTGTGTCGCCAAGGCAATCGAAGGCGCGCAAGGCGAACTGGCTGCCGTCAAGGCGCGCTATGGCATCGCGTTGGGTGGCTGA
- the acnA gene encoding aconitate hydratase AcnA, which translates to MTSIGKDTLGTRSTMSVGGKEYAFYSLAKAAEKLGDVSKLPFSLKVLLENMLRFEDDGFTVSADDAKAIVDWQKNPKAPHPEIQYRPARVLLQDFTGVPCVVDLAAMRDAIAKLGGDTQKINPQVPVNLVIDHSVMVDEFGHPKAFEKNVELEYQRNAERYDFLKWGAKSLDNFYAVPPGTGICHQVNLEHIGKGVWTSKDPSGADIAYPDTCVGTDSHTTMINGLGVLGWGVGGIEAEAAMLGQPVSMLIPEVVGFKLTGEMAEGITATDLVLTCVQMLREKGVVGRFVEFYGEGTAKLSLADRATIANMAPEYGATCGFFGIDDKTLDYMRLTGRDEDAIALVEAYAKEQGLWFDPSNPEPIFTDTLELDMGSVVPSLAGPKRPQDKVALDKVDELFNTDLEKLYKKASAQRVAVDSKDHDIGDGDVVIAAITSCTNTSNPSVLVAAGLVAKKAHEKGLTPKPWVKTSLAPGSQVVTDYLVKAGLQDHLDAIGFDLVGYGCTTCIGNSGPLAEPISKAINGNDIVAASVLSGNRNFEGRVSPDVRANFLASPPLVVAYALKGTVTEDITETPIGTGSDGSEVYLKDIWPTNSEVADVMAGAISRDMFQARYADVYKGDEHWQAIDVTGSETYQWRAGSTYVANPPYFEGMSMTPAPVTDIIDAKPLAILGDSVTTDHISPAGSIKEDSPAGRYLKEHQVAKADFNSYGSRRGNHEVMMRGTFANIRIKNEMVPGVEGGETVYNGEQMAIYDAAMKHKADGTPLVVIGGKEYGTGSSRDWAAKGTILLGVRAVLVESFERIHRSNLVGMGVLPLQFKAGDTRETLGLTGDDSFTIEGLGSLSPSQDITVKVTRKDGSTFSFDVLCRIDTANEMEYYRNGGILHYVLRKLAAD; encoded by the coding sequence ATGACTTCTATCGGCAAGGACACGCTTGGCACCCGCTCGACGATGAGCGTCGGGGGCAAGGAATATGCTTTCTACTCGCTGGCCAAGGCAGCGGAAAAGCTGGGCGATGTGTCGAAGCTGCCCTTCTCGCTGAAGGTGCTGCTGGAAAACATGCTGCGGTTCGAGGATGACGGATTTACCGTGTCCGCCGACGACGCCAAGGCCATCGTTGACTGGCAAAAGAACCCCAAGGCGCCGCACCCCGAAATCCAGTATCGCCCCGCACGCGTGCTGTTGCAGGATTTCACCGGCGTTCCCTGCGTCGTCGATCTGGCCGCGATGCGCGATGCGATTGCGAAGCTGGGCGGCGATACGCAAAAGATCAATCCGCAGGTTCCCGTCAACCTCGTCATCGACCACTCGGTCATGGTCGACGAATTCGGCCACCCCAAGGCATTCGAAAAGAACGTCGAGCTGGAATATCAGCGCAATGCCGAGCGTTACGACTTCCTGAAGTGGGGCGCGAAGAGCCTCGACAATTTCTACGCCGTGCCCCCGGGCACCGGCATCTGCCACCAGGTAAACCTGGAGCACATCGGCAAGGGCGTGTGGACGTCGAAGGACCCGTCGGGCGCGGACATCGCCTATCCCGACACCTGCGTCGGCACCGATTCGCACACCACCATGATCAACGGCCTTGGCGTTTTGGGCTGGGGCGTCGGCGGGATCGAGGCAGAGGCCGCGATGCTGGGTCAGCCCGTTTCGATGCTGATCCCCGAAGTCGTCGGCTTCAAGCTGACCGGCGAGATGGCCGAGGGCATCACCGCGACCGACCTTGTGCTGACCTGCGTGCAGATGCTGCGTGAAAAGGGCGTGGTGGGCCGCTTCGTCGAATTCTACGGCGAAGGCACGGCCAAGCTGTCGCTGGCCGACCGCGCCACCATCGCCAATATGGCGCCCGAATATGGCGCAACCTGCGGCTTCTTCGGCATCGACGACAAGACGCTCGACTACATGCGCCTTACCGGCCGTGACGAAGACGCGATTGCGCTGGTCGAGGCATACGCCAAGGAACAGGGCCTCTGGTTCGATCCCTCCAACCCCGAGCCGATCTTCACCGACACGCTCGAACTCGACATGGGTTCGGTTGTCCCCTCGCTGGCCGGTCCGAAGCGTCCGCAGGATAAGGTCGCGCTCGACAAGGTGGACGAGCTGTTCAACACCGACCTTGAAAAGCTGTATAAAAAGGCTTCGGCCCAGCGGGTTGCAGTCGACAGCAAGGACCATGACATCGGCGACGGCGACGTGGTGATCGCCGCGATCACCAGCTGCACCAACACCTCGAATCCGTCGGTTCTGGTCGCTGCCGGTCTGGTCGCCAAGAAGGCGCACGAAAAGGGCCTGACCCCCAAGCCGTGGGTGAAGACCTCGCTTGCACCCGGGTCGCAGGTCGTGACCGACTATCTGGTGAAGGCCGGCCTGCAGGACCACCTCGACGCGATCGGCTTCGATCTCGTCGGCTATGGCTGCACCACCTGCATCGGCAACTCGGGCCCGCTGGCAGAGCCGATCTCGAAGGCGATCAACGGCAATGACATCGTTGCTGCCTCGGTCCTGTCGGGCAACCGCAACTTCGAAGGCCGCGTGTCGCCCGACGTGCGCGCCAACTTCCTCGCATCGCCGCCGCTCGTCGTCGCCTATGCGCTGAAGGGCACCGTGACCGAAGACATCACCGAAACGCCGATCGGCACCGGTTCGGACGGCAGCGAAGTCTATCTCAAGGACATCTGGCCGACCAATTCGGAAGTCGCCGACGTCATGGCCGGTGCGATCAGCCGCGACATGTTCCAGGCCCGCTATGCCGACGTGTACAAGGGTGACGAGCACTGGCAGGCCATCGACGTGACGGGTTCGGAAACGTACCAGTGGCGCGCCGGTTCGACCTATGTCGCCAACCCCCCGTATTTCGAGGGGATGAGCATGACCCCCGCGCCGGTGACCGACATCATCGACGCCAAGCCGCTGGCCATTCTGGGCGATTCGGTCACCACCGACCACATTTCGCCCGCCGGTTCGATCAAGGAAGACAGCCCGGCGGGCCGTTACCTGAAAGAGCATCAGGTCGCGAAGGCGGACTTCAACTCCTACGGCTCGCGCCGCGGCAACCATGAAGTGATGATGCGCGGCACCTTTGCCAATATCCGCATCAAGAACGAAATGGTCCCCGGCGTCGAAGGCGGCGAAACCGTCTATAATGGCGAGCAGATGGCGATCTATGACGCCGCTATGAAGCACAAGGCCGACGGCACCCCGTTGGTCGTGATCGGCGGCAAGGAATATGGCACCGGTTCGTCGCGCGACTGGGCAGCGAAGGGCACTATCCTCTTGGGCGTTCGCGCCGTGCTGGTCGAAAGCTTTGAGCGTATCCACCGTTCCAACCTTGTCGGCATGGGCGTGTTGCCCCTGCAGTTCAAGGCGGGCGACACGCGCGAGACGCTGGGCCTGACGGGTGACGACAGCTTCACGATCGAAGGTCTGGGCAGCCTGAGCCCGAGCCAGGACATCACGGTAAAGGTGACCCGCAAGGACGGTTCCACCTTCAGCTTCGACGTGCTGTGCCGCATCGATACCGCGAACGAGATGGAATATTACCGCAACGGCGGCATCCTCCATTACGTTCTGCGCAAGCTGGCTGCCGACTGA
- a CDS encoding DsrE family protein: MRNLLLLPLLAIAMPAAAQDLPAGMTPGPVFPFGPVAEVESDMPIPDGTEFNVAFDLTEAAPDGQANRGLVSLARFYNMHVRSGVPEGSIRLAVVVHGGAGVDVLTSDAYAKRKNGTESANAAIVSALVEKGVRVILCGQSAAAMNIAREELLPGVEMALSAMTAHALLQQQGYTLNPF, encoded by the coding sequence ATGCGAAATCTGTTGCTATTGCCGCTGCTAGCCATCGCCATGCCTGCCGCCGCGCAGGATTTGCCCGCAGGCATGACCCCCGGCCCCGTCTTTCCCTTCGGTCCCGTCGCCGAGGTGGAGAGCGACATGCCGATACCCGACGGGACGGAGTTCAACGTTGCCTTCGACCTGACCGAGGCTGCGCCCGACGGTCAGGCCAATCGCGGTTTGGTATCGCTGGCGCGGTTCTATAACATGCATGTGCGCAGCGGCGTTCCGGAAGGGAGCATCCGGCTGGCGGTCGTCGTCCATGGCGGCGCGGGTGTCGATGTGCTGACATCGGATGCCTATGCCAAACGTAAGAACGGGACGGAGAGCGCCAATGCCGCCATCGTCTCCGCACTGGTGGAAAAGGGCGTACGCGTAATCTTGTGCGGGCAAAGCGCCGCCGCAATGAACATCGCAAGGGAAGAATTGCTCCCTGGCGTCGAAATGGCGCTGTCGGCAATGACTGCCCATGCTTTGCTGCAGCAGCAGGGCTATACGCTGAACCCGTTCTGA